Proteins found in one Zonotrichia leucophrys gambelii isolate GWCS_2022_RI chromosome 28, RI_Zleu_2.0, whole genome shotgun sequence genomic segment:
- the ABHD17A gene encoding alpha/beta hydrolase domain-containing protein 17A, translating to MNGLSISQLCCLFCCPPCPSRIAAKLAFLPPEPTYAMVPEPEPVGSTGSLRGAAGRWKLHLKDRADFQYSQRELDNIEVFVTKSSRGNRVGCMYVRCVPGARYTVLFSHGNAVDLGQMSSFYIGLGTRINCNIFSYDYSGYGVSTGRPSERNLYSDIDAAWQALRTRYGISPENIILYGQSIGTVPTVDLASRYECAAIVLHSPLTSGMRVAFPDTKKTYWFDAFPNIEKISKITSPVLIIHGTEDEVIDFSHGLALFERCPKAVEPLWVDGAGHNDIELYSQYLERLRKFISQELASQRN from the exons ATGAACGGGCTGTCGATCAGCCAACTGTGCTGCCTCTTCTGCTGCCCGCCCTGCCCCAGCCGCATCGCGGCCAAGCTGGCCTTCCTGCCCCCGGAGCCCACCTACGCCATGGTGCCCGAGCCCGAGCCCGTGGGCAGCACCGGCTCCCTGCGCGGCGCCGCGGGCCGCTGGAAGCTGCACCTGAAGGACAGGGCGGATTTCCAGTACTCCCAGCGGGAGCTGGACAACATCGAGGTGTTCGTCACCAAGAGCAGCCGGGGCAACCGCGTCGGCTGCATGTACGTCCGCTGCGTGCCCGGCGCCAG GTACACGGTGCTCTTCTCCCATGGCAACGCCGTGGACCTGGGGCAGATGAGCAGCTTCTACATCGGGCTGGGCACGCGCATCAACTGCAACATCTTCTCCTACGACTACTCCGGCTACGGCGTGAGCACGGGCAGGCCCTCGGAGCGCAACCTCTACTCCGACATCGACGCCGCGTGGCAGGCGCTGCGCACGCG GTACGGGATCAGCCCGGAGAACATCATTTTGTACGGACAGAGCATCGGCACCGTGCCCACGGTTGACCTGGCCTCGCGCTACGAGTGCGCGGCCATCGTGCTGCACTCCCCGCTCACCTCCGGCATGCGCGTCGCCTTCCCCGACACCAAGAAGACCTACTGGTTCGATGCCTTCCCCAA CATCGAGAAGATCTCCAAAATCACCTCTCCTGTGCTCATCATCCACGGTACAGAGGACGAAGTCATCGACTTCTCGCACGGCCTGGCGCTGTTTGAGCGCTGCCCCAAGGCCGTGGAGCCGCTGTGGGTGGACGGGGCGGGGCACAATGACATTGAACTCTACAGCCAGTACCTCGAGCGCCTTCGGAAATTCATCTCCCAGGAGCTGGCCAGCCAACGCAACTAG